The Acropora muricata isolate sample 2 chromosome 5, ASM3666990v1, whole genome shotgun sequence genome includes a window with the following:
- the LOC136917352 gene encoding uncharacterized protein, which produces MLKDLRKRANGRRFPRARLFWVRPGTDNQWWDNFITQRVTAKEWKEIFCMNRETFLKLCDDLRPSLEGQATKMRMPLSVEKQVAVTLYYLADEGCMRKVAHAFGIGKSTVSKVVRRVTMAISRLLGPQYIKHPQTIGKVEEMATHFQQGHGFPQCIGAIDGTHTGIKKPSEKASDYINRKGSYTMNIQASQGRL; this is translated from the coding sequence ATGCTCAAGGATCTTAGAAAGAGAGCTAACGGAAGGAGATTTCCTCGTGCAAGATTATTTTGGGTCAGGCCAGGGACAGATAATCAATGGTGGGACAACTTTATTACCCAAAGAGTAACTGCAAAAGAATGGAAGGAAATTTTCTGTATGAACCGCGAGACATTTCTGAAGTTATGTGACGACCTGAGGCCTAGTTTAGAAGGACAAGCTACAAAGATGCGAATGCCACTATCGGTGGAAAAACAAGTCGCTGTCACTCTCTATTATCTTGCAGATGAAGGGTGTATGAGGAAGGTAGCCCATGCTTTTGGCATTGGCAAGTCAACTGTTTCAAAGGTGGTGAGACGTGTCACCATGGCTATTTCTAGGCTGCTTGGTCCGCAGTACATTAAACATCCCCAGACCATAGGAAAAGTTGAAGAAATGGCCACGCACTTCCAGCAAGGACATGGCTTTCCCCAATGTATTGGAGCAATCGATGGCACACACACAGGGATCAAGAAACCATCGGAAAAAGCTTCAGATTACATTAACAGAAAGGGAAGTTACACCATGAACATTCAGGCCTCACAGGGCAGATTATAA